CTCGAGCGGGACCTGCCCGAGGACGGCCGGGAGGATGCGGGCGTGGCGATTGAGCTGGCGCAGGGCATGGATCAGGCGCTCGCGCTCGGCGCTGCCGATCAGGTCGATCTTGTTCACGATGATGACGTCGGCGAACTCCACCTGGTCGATCAGCAGCTCCGACAGAGCACGGACATCGTCGGCACCGAGGGACTCGCCTCGATCGGCGAGGTCGTCGGCGCTCTCCAGATCGGCGGGAAAGGCGACCGCATCCACCACCGTGACCAAGGTATCGAGCCGCGCCAGATCGCTCAGACTCTCCCCGGTCGCGTCGCGAAAGGTGAAGGTCTCGGCCACCGGCAGCGGCTCGGAGATGCCGGTGGATTCGATCACCAGCACATCGAAGCGCCCGGCCCGCGCCAAGGACGCGACCTCCTCCAGCAGGTCCTCGCGCAGCGTGCAGCAGATGCAGCCGTTGGTCATTTCCACCAGCCGCTCCTCGCCGCGGCTCAAGGTCACCTCGCGGTCGACCAGCGCCGCGTCGATGTTGACCTCGGACATGTCGTTGACGATCACCGCGACCCGTCGGCCTTCGCGGTTGTTCAGGATGTGGTTGAGCAGCGTCGTCTTGCCGGCACCCAGGAAGCCGG
The sequence above is drawn from the Thiocapsa rosea genome and encodes:
- the zigA gene encoding zinc metallochaperone GTPase ZigA, whose translation is MTPSNSDARLPVTVLSGFLGAGKTTLLNHILNNREGRRVAVIVNDMSEVNIDAALVDREVTLSRGEERLVEMTNGCICCTLREDLLEEVASLARAGRFDVLVIESTGISEPLPVAETFTFRDATGESLSDLARLDTLVTVVDAVAFPADLESADDLADRGESLGADDVRALSELLIDQVEFADVIIVNKIDLIGSAERERLIHALRQLNRHARILPAVLGQVPLEEVIDTGRFDFARAADAPGWLAELRGTHTPETEEYGVGSLVYRARRPFHPGRFHAAMQEDWPGNLLRSKGFFWLASRLDWAGEWSQAGGLVRHGPAGLWWDAAPREHWPEDPAQRARIEADFDGPFGDRRQEIVFIGQHLDAPQMRARLDACLLDDAEMALGPDGWRWLPDPFPAWTRGAEE